The window TATCCGATTGCGCCAAATTGTTGGCGAAAACCATGTTTTAACCGAAGCTGCGCAAACCCGCCGTTACCGCGAGGGCTACCGTTTTGGCAGCGGCGAGGCTTTGGCGGTGGTGCGCCCTGCTACGCTGGTGGAATATTGGCACGTGTTGCAGGCTTGTGCGGCGGCGGATGTGGTGATTATCAACCAAGCAGCAAACACGGGTTTAACAGGCGGTTCAACGCCCAGCGGCGGTTACGGACGTGCAGTGGTGATTATCCACACCATGCGCATCAAGGGCATTCAGTTGATTAACGACAACCGTCAAGCCGTGTGTCTGCCCGCTGCCACTTTACACGAATTGGAAAGCCTGCTCAAACCTTTGGGGCGTGAACCGCATTCGGTGATTGGTTCGTCCTGTATCGGCGCATCGGTGATTGGCGGGGTGTGCAATAATTCGGGCGGGGCATTGGTACAGCGTGGTCCTGCTTATACGGAAATGGCATTGTATGCCCAAATTGACGCTTCAGGCACACTCAATTTAGTCAATCATTTAGGTATTGATTTGGGCGACAGCCCCGAAGAAATATTAGACAATTTACAAAACGGACGTTATCAGCGCAAAGACATCGCCGCTGGCACACACGGGCACGACCACGCTTATTGTCAGCACGTCCGCCAAATTGATGCCGACACCCCCGCCCGTTTCAATGCCGACCCAAGCCGTCTGCATCAGGCTTCGGGCAGCGCGGGGCGTTTGGCGGTGTTTGCCGTGCGCTTGGACACCTTCCCCGCCGCCGAACAAACCGCCGTGTTTTACATCGGCAGCGCCCACACCGCCACGCTTACCCGTTTGCGCCGCGAGATGTTGAGCAACTTTGCCAACCTGC is drawn from Conchiformibius steedae and contains these coding sequences:
- the dld gene encoding D-lactate dehydrogenase; the protein is MSADLLIRLRQIVGENHVLTEAAQTRRYREGYRFGSGEALAVVRPATLVEYWHVLQACAAADVVIINQAANTGLTGGSTPSGGYGRAVVIIHTMRIKGIQLINDNRQAVCLPAATLHELESLLKPLGREPHSVIGSSCIGASVIGGVCNNSGGALVQRGPAYTEMALYAQIDASGTLNLVNHLGIDLGDSPEEILDNLQNGRYQRKDIAAGTHGHDHAYCQHVRQIDADTPARFNADPSRLHQASGSAGRLAVFAVRLDTFPAAEQTAVFYIGSAHTATLTRLRREMLSNFANLPVSGEYIHRDAFDLAEQYGKDMFYVIKHFGTQHLPNLFAAKAAVDRFAARMPFLPRHFADRALQTLSRLLPAHLPPRLTDFRHRYEHHLILKTADAGIAETRDYLNQLFADPQQGAFFECTPDEAQAAMLHRFAVASAAVRYRAVHPRDTEDIVALDIALRRNDHDWFEQLPPELDAKIARKLYYGHFFCHVFHQDYIVKKGEDCLAVEHAMWKLLDQRGAHYPAEHNVGHLYPAAPALRDFYRSLDPTNRFNAGIGQTSKQKDWQ